A portion of the Hoylesella buccalis ATCC 35310 genome contains these proteins:
- the dgt gene encoding dGTP triphosphohydrolase, whose translation MKWQKLISNKRLGQELKHTERHDDRSEFKRDYDRLIFSAPFRRMQNKTQVFPLPGSIFVHNRLTHSLEVASVGMSLGNDVAAQLCEKHPELRGTTFEQIGTIVSAACLAHDMGNPPFGHSGEKAIQTFFTEGAGTYLQERVRERFWDDITHFEGNANAFRLLTHRFNGRRIGGFVMTYSTLASIVKYPFASSLAGSHRKFGFFSSEEDTYVKVAEELEINKLSEPHQPLRYARHPLVYLVEAADDICYEIMDIEDAHKLKILSYEETEHLLMNFFAPEMQDHIRQRIKDEGVTDNNEKVVYMRASAVGKLVNECVEAFVANEEAILDGTLQGSLIDHISELQRKAYRQCAELSYERIYHSKPVLDVELAGYKIMQTLMQTLIEAAVNPDRFYSQQLMRRFSSQYDIQSPDLETRIMAVIDYISGMTDVYALDIYQKINGISLPVI comes from the coding sequence ATGAAATGGCAAAAATTAATTTCCAACAAAAGGCTTGGACAAGAGCTCAAGCACACCGAACGTCATGACGACCGGTCGGAGTTTAAACGCGACTACGACCGTCTTATTTTCTCGGCACCGTTCAGACGCATGCAGAACAAGACGCAAGTGTTTCCCCTACCCGGTTCCATCTTCGTGCACAACCGCCTCACCCACTCGTTGGAAGTGGCCTCGGTGGGCATGTCGCTGGGCAATGACGTAGCTGCACAACTGTGCGAGAAGCATCCCGAACTGCGTGGAACGACGTTTGAACAGATAGGAACCATCGTCAGTGCGGCCTGTCTGGCACACGACATGGGCAACCCTCCGTTCGGACACAGCGGCGAGAAAGCCATCCAAACCTTCTTCACCGAGGGTGCCGGAACCTACTTGCAGGAGCGCGTAAGAGAACGATTCTGGGACGATATCACCCACTTCGAAGGTAACGCCAACGCCTTCCGACTGCTTACGCACCGGTTCAACGGTCGGCGAATAGGCGGCTTCGTGATGACCTACTCCACCCTGGCCAGCATCGTGAAATATCCATTTGCCAGCAGTCTGGCAGGGAGTCACCGAAAATTTGGTTTCTTCTCATCCGAAGAAGACACCTACGTCAAGGTGGCAGAAGAACTGGAAATTAACAAACTCTCTGAACCACACCAACCCTTACGGTATGCACGTCACCCGCTGGTTTATCTGGTTGAGGCTGCGGATGATATCTGCTACGAGATCATGGACATTGAAGACGCCCATAAACTCAAGATTCTCTCATACGAAGAAACAGAGCATTTGCTCATGAATTTCTTTGCCCCAGAGATGCAAGATCACATCCGACAACGCATCAAAGACGAGGGCGTGACCGACAACAACGAAAAGGTGGTGTATATGCGGGCCTCGGCTGTGGGCAAACTGGTTAACGAATGCGTGGAAGCCTTCGTGGCAAACGAGGAAGCGATACTGGACGGTACGCTACAAGGCTCGCTCATCGACCACATCAGTGAGCTACAGCGTAAGGCTTACAGGCAATGCGCAGAACTGTCGTACGAGCGCATCTACCACAGCAAACCCGTGCTGGATGTGGAGCTGGCGGGTTATAAAATCATGCAGACACTTATGCAGACGCTCATCGAGGCGGCCGTCAATCCCGACCGTTTCTATTCGCAACAGCTCATGCGGCGATTCAGTAGCCAGTACGACATACAAAGTCCTGACCTTGAAACGCGCATCATGGCCGTGATTGACTATATCAGCGGCATGACCGATGTCTATGCCTTGGACATCTATCAGAAGATTAACGGCATATCCCTACCAGTTATTTGA